A window of Deltaproteobacteria bacterium contains these coding sequences:
- a CDS encoding glycosyltransferase family 1 protein, whose protein sequence is MRIVVTGLIATYPVGGVTWDYLQYVHGLVALGHHVTYLEDTGQWVYSPRRETFTDACEENVGYLSRAMGAAGDGVAWAFRDPCGVVHGLGAEALVRRCREADLFLNVSGSGWLRDEYRGRGVHAYVDTDPCYSQAKLAAATTGDAAAAVRESAAMIRSHDVFFSYAANLGAPDCAIPTVELSWHPTRPPIVLDDWPASAPPDHGAFTTVMSWKIDVTPPVIDGRVYGGKDVEFAKILALPERTSERLEVALAGAAPRARLAAAGWCLRDAREASATPAAYRAYLAASCGELSVAKEAYVATRSGWFSSRSTAYLALGRPVIVQDTGLAPHYPLGEAILPFADLADAAAALGSVREGYARRCAAARAVAAEAFGAERVLGRLLADAGCA, encoded by the coding sequence GTGCGCATCGTGGTCACCGGTCTCATCGCCACCTATCCGGTGGGAGGCGTGACGTGGGACTACCTGCAGTACGTGCACGGCCTCGTGGCGCTCGGGCACCACGTGACCTACCTCGAGGATACCGGTCAGTGGGTGTACTCGCCGCGTCGCGAGACGTTCACCGACGCCTGCGAGGAGAACGTCGGCTACTTGTCGCGCGCCATGGGCGCCGCGGGTGACGGCGTCGCCTGGGCGTTTCGCGACCCGTGCGGCGTCGTGCACGGGCTCGGCGCGGAGGCGCTCGTGCGCCGGTGCCGCGAGGCGGATCTCTTCCTGAACGTGTCCGGGAGCGGCTGGCTGCGGGACGAGTACCGCGGCCGCGGCGTCCACGCCTATGTCGACACCGACCCGTGCTACAGCCAGGCGAAGCTCGCCGCCGCGACGACCGGCGATGCGGCCGCGGCGGTGCGCGAGTCGGCGGCGATGATCCGGTCGCACGACGTCTTCTTCTCCTACGCCGCGAATCTCGGCGCGCCGGATTGCGCGATCCCGACCGTCGAACTCTCCTGGCATCCGACGCGGCCGCCGATCGTGCTCGACGACTGGCCGGCGTCGGCGCCGCCGGACCACGGCGCCTTCACGACCGTGATGTCGTGGAAGATCGACGTGACGCCGCCGGTGATCGACGGGCGGGTGTACGGAGGGAAGGACGTCGAGTTCGCGAAGATTCTGGCGTTGCCGGAACGGACGTCGGAGCGCCTCGAGGTGGCGCTCGCGGGCGCGGCGCCGCGCGCGCGGCTCGCGGCGGCCGGCTGGTGCCTGCGCGACGCGCGTGAGGCGTCGGCGACTCCGGCCGCGTACCGCGCGTACCTCGCGGCCTCGTGCGGCGAGCTGAGCGTCGCCAAGGAGGCGTACGTCGCCACCCGCAGCGGGTGGTTCAGCTCGCGCTCGACGGCGTACCTGGCGCTCGGCCGGCCGGTAATCGTGCAGGACACCGGGCTCGCGCCGCACTATCCGCTCGGCGAGGCGATCCTGCCCTTCGCCGATCTCGCCGACGCGGCAGCGGCGCTCGGGAGCGTGCGCGAGGGCTACGCGCGGCGCTGCGCGGCGGCGCGCGCCGTCGCGGCCGAGGCGTTCGGCGCCGAGCGCGTCCTCGGGCGCCTGCTCGCGGACGCGGGGTGCGCGTGA
- a CDS encoding transglutaminase domain-containing protein, translated as MDVDPTDDVASVRMLVPVSDGRQAILGRTVRPSAFRFREDAEPPNQWVGWEAAAVKPQKGAIAYSYTARTTDVWYDVPRLALADNPPPPDPMHLRPSERVQSTDPAIVRRVAALTRDAGRVDETTWSLFQYAASFLRSESRDAPDDAVSVLNGERGSPSGRARLLVALFRAAGIPARLVGGLRLEDGARKRATISWVEAWLGGRWLPFDPANGHYATLPANHLALYYGDLPLIEHTAKLGFRYDMLIHQVTRQALLAQEAEPPTTTINRVREANLETERVKTYAFYAEKPVASVVLITDVPVAPAIIERIVADARERSISVVFLSASFESRYFREHYLQRLIASNFDAIAEAHLLLVSTRDEAGLYALLQLGEHRVALRDARLVVAGGFPRSVGKVLGSVLYRLVAPGELVLVNPQAPLLSLWSMARANLIDGVPMVEAASLWDLRPQVIDADDV; from the coding sequence ATGGACGTCGATCCGACCGATGACGTCGCGTCGGTGCGTATGCTGGTCCCGGTGTCGGACGGCCGGCAGGCGATCCTCGGCCGCACGGTGCGCCCGAGCGCCTTTCGTTTCCGTGAGGACGCCGAGCCCCCGAACCAGTGGGTCGGCTGGGAGGCGGCGGCGGTGAAGCCGCAGAAGGGCGCCATCGCGTACAGCTACACCGCGCGCACGACCGACGTCTGGTACGACGTGCCGCGCCTGGCGCTCGCGGACAACCCGCCGCCTCCCGACCCGATGCACCTGCGGCCGAGCGAGCGCGTGCAGTCGACCGACCCGGCGATCGTCCGGCGCGTCGCGGCGCTGACGCGCGACGCCGGGCGCGTCGACGAGACGACGTGGTCGCTCTTCCAGTACGCGGCCTCCTTTCTCCGGAGCGAGAGCCGGGACGCGCCCGACGACGCGGTCTCGGTGCTGAATGGCGAGCGCGGCAGCCCGAGCGGACGCGCCCGGCTGCTCGTCGCGCTCTTTCGCGCCGCCGGCATCCCGGCGCGGCTCGTCGGCGGCCTGCGCCTCGAGGACGGGGCTCGCAAGCGCGCGACGATCTCGTGGGTCGAAGCGTGGCTCGGGGGCCGGTGGCTGCCGTTCGATCCCGCCAACGGGCACTACGCGACGCTGCCGGCGAACCATCTCGCGCTCTATTACGGCGACCTGCCGCTCATCGAGCACACCGCGAAGCTCGGCTTCCGGTACGACATGCTGATCCATCAGGTGACGCGGCAAGCGTTGCTCGCGCAGGAGGCGGAGCCGCCGACGACCACGATCAACCGCGTCCGCGAGGCGAACCTCGAGACCGAGCGCGTGAAGACCTACGCGTTCTACGCCGAGAAACCGGTCGCGTCGGTCGTCCTGATCACCGACGTGCCGGTGGCCCCGGCGATCATCGAGCGTATCGTGGCCGACGCGCGCGAGCGGTCGATCAGCGTCGTGTTCCTCTCGGCGAGCTTCGAGTCGCGCTATTTCCGCGAGCACTATCTGCAACGGCTGATCGCCAGCAACTTCGACGCGATCGCCGAAGCGCACCTGCTGCTCGTGTCGACGCGCGACGAGGCCGGACTCTACGCGCTCCTGCAGCTCGGGGAGCACCGCGTGGCGCTGCGCGACGCGCGGCTCGTGGTGGCGGGCGGGTTTCCGCGATCGGTCGGGAAGGTGCTGGGCTCGGTGCTCTATCGCCTGGTCGCGCCGGGCGAGCTGGTGCTGGTCAATCCGCAGGCGCCGCTGCTCTCGCTCTGGAGCATGGCGCGGGCGAACCTGATCGACGGCGTGCCCATGGTCGAGGCGGCGTCGCTCTGGGACCTGCGCCCGCAGGTCATCGACGCCGACGACGTGC
- a CDS encoding ABC transporter ATP-binding protein, with amino-acid sequence MLRAVAHYLRPRRAAFLFALAQVVLIGACELLKPWPLKIVVDNVLTGAPIAWGPAAGLGPMQLLLAACLGLVLLYVALAALGTLNNATTITIGQGMVNDFRLDLYQHLQRLSLKFHTSRDVGDLLYRVTADTFAIQTLSMNGVFPIITSLVLFGGMVVVMGRMDGLLTAVALAICPVIFLGITILGRRINAIATEARQKESRLYTVTQRGIAAIRVIQAFTTEEEEARQFAASSTESLRANLRMYMMQTFYSGAINVIIAVGTALVLWVGATKVLSGTLTIGQVLVFTTYLASLYAPINSISQTIGMVHGARAGAARALEILATAPDLRDGARTFATVPRGEVRFERVHFAYAADRPVLRDVDFVAEAGQVVAIVGPTGVGKSTLVSLVGRFYDPVEGRVLLDGVDLREYRLRDLRSRIAMVLQPALVFPTTLRENIAYGRPQATELEIARAARLAQLDGLLARLPQGLSTPVGEQGATLSGGEQQRVTIARAIVRDAPILILDEPTSALDTETEALIIAALRELMRGRTTFVIAHRLSTIRHADRVVVLREGTVAEQGTFDELVARGGAFTRLYEAQFGRREGAEPA; translated from the coding sequence CTGCTGCGCGCCGTCGCGCACTACCTTCGCCCGCGCCGCGCGGCCTTCCTGTTCGCCCTGGCGCAAGTCGTGTTGATCGGCGCGTGCGAGCTTCTGAAGCCCTGGCCCCTCAAGATCGTCGTCGACAACGTGCTGACGGGCGCGCCGATCGCCTGGGGACCGGCCGCCGGCCTCGGACCGATGCAGCTCCTGCTCGCCGCCTGCCTCGGCCTCGTCCTGCTGTACGTCGCGCTCGCCGCGCTCGGTACGCTCAACAACGCGACGACGATCACGATCGGGCAGGGGATGGTCAACGACTTCCGTCTCGATCTCTACCAGCACCTGCAGCGGCTCTCGCTCAAGTTCCACACCAGCCGCGACGTCGGCGACCTCCTCTATCGCGTGACCGCCGACACGTTCGCCATCCAGACGCTCAGCATGAACGGGGTGTTCCCCATCATCACGTCGCTCGTGTTGTTCGGCGGAATGGTCGTCGTGATGGGGCGCATGGACGGACTCCTGACGGCCGTCGCGCTCGCGATCTGCCCGGTGATCTTCCTCGGCATCACGATCCTCGGCCGCCGGATCAACGCGATTGCGACCGAGGCGCGCCAGAAGGAGAGCCGGCTCTACACCGTGACGCAGCGCGGGATCGCGGCGATCCGCGTGATCCAGGCGTTCACCACCGAGGAGGAGGAAGCGCGGCAGTTCGCGGCGTCGAGCACCGAGAGTCTGCGCGCCAATCTTCGCATGTACATGATGCAGACGTTCTACTCGGGCGCGATCAACGTGATCATCGCCGTCGGGACCGCGCTCGTACTCTGGGTGGGCGCGACCAAGGTCCTGAGCGGAACCCTCACGATCGGTCAGGTCCTCGTCTTCACGACGTACCTCGCCTCGCTCTACGCGCCCATCAACAGCATCAGTCAGACGATCGGCATGGTCCACGGCGCGCGGGCCGGCGCCGCGCGGGCGCTCGAGATCCTCGCGACGGCGCCGGACCTCCGCGACGGCGCGCGGACCTTCGCGACCGTCCCGCGCGGAGAGGTCCGCTTCGAGCGCGTGCACTTCGCGTATGCCGCCGACCGCCCGGTGCTGCGCGACGTCGATTTCGTGGCGGAGGCGGGGCAGGTGGTCGCGATCGTCGGGCCGACGGGCGTCGGCAAGAGCACGCTCGTGAGCCTCGTCGGCCGCTTCTACGATCCGGTGGAAGGGCGCGTGCTGCTCGACGGCGTGGACCTCCGCGAGTACCGCCTGCGGGATCTGCGGAGCCGGATCGCGATGGTGCTGCAGCCGGCGCTCGTTTTTCCGACGACGCTGCGCGAGAACATCGCGTACGGCAGGCCGCAAGCGACCGAGCTCGAGATCGCGCGGGCGGCGCGGCTCGCCCAGCTCGACGGGCTCCTGGCGCGACTACCGCAGGGGCTGTCGACGCCCGTCGGCGAGCAGGGCGCGACGCTCTCGGGCGGCGAGCAGCAGCGGGTGACGATCGCGCGCGCGATCGTTCGCGACGCGCCGATCCTCATCCTCGACGAGCCGACGTCGGCGCTCGACACGGAGACCGAAGCGCTCATCATCGCCGCGCTCCGCGAGCTGATGCGCGGCCGGACCACGTTCGTGATCGCGCACCGGCTCTCGACGATCCGGCACGCGGATCGGGTCGTCGTGCTGCGTGAAGGAACGGTGGCCGAGCAGGGGACCTTCGACGAGCTCGTGGCGCGCGGCGGCGCGTTCACGCGTCTCTACGAAGCGCAGTTCGGCCGCCGGGAGGGGGCGGAGCCGGCGTGA